The DNA window ATCGCCAGATGGTCGTCGGAGCCGATGCCGGTGGTGCCGACGGTGACGCCGTTGGGGTTGGCCTTGGCGAAGGTCACCACGTCGGCCAGCGTCTTGAACTGCCCTTCCTTGTGGACCGCGAAGGAGCTGGGATCGTCGACCAGATTGTAGAGCGGGTCGAGCCGGTCCAGCGAATAGCGGGCCTGGCGTTCGATCGGGATGGCGTTGACGTTGGGCGAGTTGATGGCGCCGATGGTGTAGCCGTCGGGGGCCGAATCGGCGATGGCGGCGAAACCGATCTCGCCACCGGCGCCGGGCTTGTTCACCACCTCGACCCGGGCGCCGTCGCCCAGCTGCTTCTCAAGGAAGGGCGCCAGGGCGCGAATCAGCAGGTCGGTGCCGCCGCCGGCGCCGAAGGCCACGATCATCGTGATCGGCTTCTCCGGATAGGCCGCCTGGGCGTTCGTGGCCGACATGAGCATCGCACCGGCCGCAGCCGCCAGAGTCAGAGACTTCCAGAACTTCATGATCCCCCCTTCGATGATGCACTGCGCAGGGCGGGCCGGAGTCGGCATGCCATGCGCGGAACGGGGCGGAGTCCGGCCCGGTCCGGCACGAATCGGCGCCGTCCCGGCGGGATCGGCTGTAATCGTGCGCGGCGGCGGGCCAGATGCCGCTGAATATCTGAGGATGTTCCTACATCAGCAAGAACAAGCCTTCAACTCCGCAGCATACAATTTCGCATCGTCGCGTCAATACACCGCAGAATATTGAGAAGGATTGGTGAATGTGATGGGGCCTGCCAAATAAATACTGTGTATTGGTTCAGAGAGTCGGCGATTTTTGTTGGGATTGGCTTGCGTTTGCCAAGTCGAGAATCATGGGCGGACAGTCGTCTTCCACTCGCCACCCATCAGGGCCGTCTAACGCGAAGTTGTATATCTTCCATACCATTTGCCGGAGCGCCCGCAGGGTTTCTCTTTATTGGAGAACATATTCCGGTATGACGTCCCAGTGATATGTACCATGTCTCCCGCCTCCCGCGCCTGTCGTTCCGCTCCTGCGGACGCGGTGCGAAGGGCGGTCGGCGGCGGCCGGTGTTTCGGGGCGTTCCCGGGCGTTGACAGTCGGTGGGCACCGCACTATGGTGCGCGCCTTCAATCGAGCCGCCGAGCGTTCAGGAACAGCATCATGAAAATCGTCAACTCCCTGAAGTCGATGAAGACGCGCCATAAGGCCTGCCGCGTGATCCGCCGCAAGGGCCGCGTCTACGTCATCAACAAGCAGAACCCCCGTTTCAAGGCCCGCCAGGGCTGATCGATCCGCAAGGTTCGATCGACTGCGAGGCCGGGCATCGCGCCCTGCCTCTCCGTCATCGGGTGTTTACGCAAGAGCCGCGCCTTCAGGTGCGGCTCTTGCGTTTTGGGGTCCCTGCATCCCCGTCGCCGCATCGCCTTGTATTAGGATCCCGGCGGATGGTACGTGTGGCTGACGAGTTCGCCGCAACGGGATGAGGACCGCCCGCCATGAAGATGCCGGTGCCGGACAGCGGGGTGATCGCCCGCCGCCGGGAGATCGTGGAGGCGCTGCGCGCCATCGTTCCCGGCGAAGGCGTGATCGTCGACGAGAACGAGCTGCGCGCCTACGAGTGCGACGGCCTGACCGCCTACCGCCAGCTGCCGATGGTCGCCGTCCTGCCCAGCACGGTGGAGCAGGTGTCCCAGGTCCTGAAGACCTGCAAGGCGATGGGGGTGAAGGTGGTGCCGCGCGGCGCCGGTACCTCGCTGTCGGGCGGCGCCCTGCCGCTGGCCGACGGCGTGCTGCTGGGCATGGGCAAGTTCAAGCGCATCCTCGACATCGATTATGCCAACCGCTGCGTCACCGTGCAGCCGGGGGTGACCAACCTCGGCATCTCCAACGCGGTCGCGCATGAGGGCTTCTATTACGCCCCCGATCCGTCCAGCCAGATCGCCTGCACCATCGGCGGCAACATCGCCGAGAATTCCGGCGGCGTGCACTGCCTGAAATACGGGCTGACCACCAACAACGTGCTGGGGCTGGAGATGGTGCTGATCGACGGCACCGTCATCCGGCTGGGCGGCAAGCATCTGGACGCCGGCGGCTACGACCTGATGGGCATCGTCACCGGGTCGGAAGGGCTGCTGGGCGTGGTGACCGAGGTCACCGTCCGTATCCTGAAGAAGCCGGCCACCGCCCGCGCCGTCCTGCTGGGCTTCCCCAGCAGCGAGCAGGGCGGCGACTGCGTGGCCGCCATCATCGCCGCCGGCATCATCCCCGGCGGCATGGAGATGATGGACCGTCCCGCCATCCATGCGGCGGAGGCCTTCGTCCATGCCGGCTACCCGCTGGATGTCGAGGCTCTGCTGATCGTCGAGCTGGACGGCCCGGCGGCGGAGGTCGACCATTTGATCGACCGGGTCGAGGCTATCGCCCGGACCAAGGGAGCCTGCTATGCCCGCGTGTCCAAAAGCGAGGAGGAGCGGCTGGCCTTCTGGGCCGGGCGCAAGGCGGCCTTCCCGGCGGTGGGGCGGATCAGTCCCGATTACTACTGCATGGACGGCACGATTCCGCGCAAGGCGCTGCCGCTGGTGCTGCAGCGGATGCAGGAGATGTCGGACCGCTGCGGCCTGCGCGTCGCCAACGTCTTCCATGCCGGCGACGGCAACCTGCACCCGCTGATCCTCTACGATGCCAACAAGCCGGGCGAGCTGGAGGCGGCGGAGGAGTTCGGCAACGACATCCTGCGCCTGTGCGTCGAGGTCGGCGGCGTGCTGACCGGCGAGCATGGAGTCGGGGTGGAGAAGCGCGACCTGATGACCGACCAGTTCGACGAGGCCGACCTTCAGCAGCAGCAGCGGCTGAAATGCGCCTTCGATCCCGACGGGCTGCTGAATCCCGGCAAGGTCTTCCCCACGCTGCACCGCTGCGCCGAGCTCGGCCGGCTGCATGTCCACCAGGGGGAGCTGCGCTTCCCCGACATCCCGCGCTTCTGAAGGACCGCTGTCCGCCATGACCATCACCACCTTGAAGCCGGATAGCGCCGCGCAGGCGTCCGACGCGGTGCGCTGGGCGCTGTCGGCCGGCGAACCGCTGGAGATTTTGGGCAGCGGCAGCCGCCGCGGGCTGGGCCGCCCGGTGCAGGCCGGCCACGCGCTCGACCTGTCGGGCCTGTCCGGCGTCATCGCCTATGAGCCGGAGGAGCTGGTGCTGACCGCGCTGGCCGGCACGCCGATGGACCTGATCCGCAGCATGCTGGCCGAGCGCGGGCAGCATCTGGCCTTCGAGCCGCCGGAGGGCGGGACGCTCGGCGGCTTGGTCGCCAGCGGGCTGGCCGGGCCGCGCCGCATCTCCGCCGGTTCCGCCCGCGACCACACGCTGGGCATCGCCGGGATCAGCGGCCGGGCCGAGGCCTACAAGGGCGGCGGCAAGGTGGTGAAGAACGTCACCGGCTATGACGTACCCAAGCTGATGGCCGGCTCCTTCGGCACGCTGACCGCGCTGACCGAGATCACGGTGAAGGTTCTGCCGGCGCCGGAGGACACCGCGACGCTGCTGCTGTTCGGGCTGGGCGATTCGGCGGCGGTGGCGATGCTCGACCGGGCGCTGCGCAGCCCCTACGAGGTGTCGGGCGCCGCCCATCTGCCGGCGGGGATCGCCGCGCGGTCGGGCGTGTCCGCCGTGGCGGGAGCGGGCGGTGCGGTGACGCTGGTGCGGCTGGAGGGCTTCGGCCCCTCGGTCGCCGCACGCGTCACCATGCTGCGTGAGGAACTGCGGGCCGACGCGGTGCTGGGGCGCGACGAGTCGCTGGCGGTCTGGCGCGAGGTGCGGGACGGGGGGTGGTTGGGGGAGGTGGTCGCTGGTTGCCCCCTCCCCAACCCTCCCCCGCCTTCGGCGGGAGAGGGAGCCTTGCCGACGACGCCCCAATCTCCCTCCACCGCGCAAGCGGGGGAGGGTCGGGGAGGGGGCATGAGCACTTCCCCTCCCGCACACCCGCCCCACCTCTGGAAACTCTCCGTCCCCCCCTCGACCGGCCCGTCCACGGTGGACGCCATCCGCCGGACGCTCGACGTCGAGGCTTTCTACGACTGGGGCGGCGGGCTGGTCTGGCTGGCGGCGCCGCCCGACTCGGGCGCAACCATCCGCAGCGCGCTCTCCGCCGGCGGCCACGCCACATTGGTGCGGGCGCCGGAGGCGGTGCGCGCCGCGACCGACGTGTTCCAGCCCTTGCCCGAGCCGCTGATGGCGCTCAGCCGCCGGGTCAAGGAGAGCTTCGACCCCAAGGGCATCCTCAACCCCGGCCGCATGTATGCGGGGCTGTAACGGGAAGACCGATCTCGATGCAAACGAACTTCTCGCTGGCCCAGCTGGCCGATGCCGCGATCCGCGACTCGGAACAGATCCTGCGCAAATGCGTGCATTGCGGCTTCTGCACCGCGACCTGTCCGACCTACACCATCCTGGGTGACGAGCTGGACAGCCCGCGCGGCCGCATCTACCAGATCAAGGACATGCTGGAGAAGGGCGGGCCGCCGCCCGACACCACGGTCAAGCACATCGACCGCTGCCTGTCCTGCCTGTCCTGCATGACGACCTGCCCGTCCGGCGTCCATTACATGCATCTTGTCGATCACGCCCGCGCCCATATCGAGGCGACCCACACCCGCCCGCCGGCCGACCGGGCGGTGCGCGACCTGATCGCACGGGTTCTGCCCAATCCGCGGCTGTTCCGGCTGGCCCTGCTGGGCGCCTCCCTGGGCCGGCCGTTCCGCGGCATGCTGCCCAAGCGTCTGTCCGCCATGCTGGCGCTGACCCCGGCCAGCGTCCCGGCGCCGAGTTACAGCGACCGGCCCGGCGTGCATCCGGCACAGGGGCCGCGGCGGAAGCGGGTGGCCCTGCTGATCGGCTGCGCCCAGCAGGTGCTGGCCCCGCAGATCAACGAGGCGACCATCCGCCTGCTGACCCGGCACGGCGTCGAGGTCGTGGTGTCGAAGGGCGCCGACTGTTGCGGCGCCCTGACGCACCATATGGGCAAGGAGGATCTCGCCCACGCCGCCGCGAAGAAGACCATCGACGCCTGGACCAGGGAGATCGAGGGCGAGGGGCTGGACGCCATCGTCATCAATGCGTCGGGCTGCGGCACCAGCGTGAAGGATTACGGCCACATGTTCCGCGAGGACTCCGCCTATGCCGCCAAGGCGGCACGGGTGGCGAATCTTGCGAAGGACGTCACCGAGCTGATGGGCGAGATCGGGCTGGCCCGGCCGGTGGTGGAGACGGGGCAGGCGGTCGCCTACCACTCCGCCTGTTCCATGCAGCATGGCCAGCGCATCAAGGAGCCGCCGCGCGCCCTGCTGCGCGCCGCCGGATTCCTGGTGAAGGAGATCCCCGACGCGCATCTCTGCTGCGGATCGGCCGGCACCTACAACATGCTGCAGCCCGAACTGGCGGGGGAACTGCGGAACCGCAAGGTCGCGGCCATCGAAAGCACGCAGGCCCAGGCGGTGGCGGCCGGCAATCTCGGCTGCATCACGCAGATAGCGTCCGGCACCGGCCTGCCGGTGGTCCACACGGTGGAGTTGCTGGACTGGGCGACCGGCGGGCCGATGCCCGAAGCGCTGGCAGGCCGGGCGGCCTTCCGGCAAGGCGGCGCGCAGGCGGCCTGAGACGAAGCGGAAGCGTGGCGGCACGGAGCGGCGTGGGTGGCGCCGGGGGTTTCGTACCCCCACAATTCTGTGTTTATCTGCGTTCATCTGTGTCAGAAGATCCGCCCGTTTCACCGCGTTCCGTCCCAGCCCCATTCCGTTCAGGTCATCGCCTTGTCCTTGCCACCGTCCTCCTCGCCACCCACGGAAAACATCGGCATGAGCGCCGGCTATGGAATCACCCATCGCCTGTCGGCCTGGGGCGTTCACATCTTCACGGCCAGCGGCGCCGTGCTGGGGCTGCTCGGTCTGTTGGCGGCGGCGGCGGGCGATGCCAAGCTGTGCCTGATGTGGCTGGGCATCGCGCTGGTCGTCGACGGCGTCGACGGCACGCTGGCCCGCCGGGTGTCGGTCAAGCAGGTGCTGCCGGGGATCGACGGATCGGCGCTGGACCTCGTCATCGATTACCTGACCTATGTCGTGGTGCCGGCGGTGTTCATCCACCGCTTCGGCCTGCTGCCGGACGGGCTGGTCAGCATCGCTCTCGCCGCCTGGATCCTGCTGACGGCGCTCTACTGCTTCGCCAATGTCGGGATGAAGAGCGGCGACAATTACTTCGTCGGCTTCCCGGCAATCTGGAATGTCGTCGCCCTGTATCTCTGGCTGCTCGACCTCAACCCCTGGTTCAATGCGGCGGTGGTGGTGGCGCTGGGGCTGCTGACCTTCACCACGGCCAAGTTCCTGCACCCCTTTCGGGTCAAGGCGCTGATGCCGCTGAACATCGCGGTGACGACGCTCTGGCTGCTCTGCTGCGTCGCGCTGGTGGTGCTGGAGCCGGCGCGTCCGGGCTGGCTGTTCGGTCTGTGGCTGGCCACCTCGGTCTATTACGCCGCCGTCTGTGCCTGGCGGACCCTGCGCGGCCCCTGATCGCCTGACGTCCGGGCGGCGGGGGAACAGCTCCGCGTGGTGGGCGTTGCCTGGATGCAAATCCGGCATCGCACCAGAGGGGACCCCGCCTTGGCCGCAGACCATCCGATTCGGATCGGCACCGCCGGCTGGAGCATTCCCAAGATGTCCGCCCCGGCCTTTCCCGCCGACGGCACCCATCTGGAGCGCACCGCCCGCGTCATGGCGATGACGGAGGTGAACAGCAGCTTCTACCGCCCGCACAAGCCGGAGACCTGGGCGCGCTGGGCCGCCTCCACCCCGCCCGATTTCCGCTTCGCGGTGAAGCTGCCCAAGGCGATCAGCCACGAGGCCCGGCTGGTCGGCGCCGACGCCGCGCTGGAGCGCTTCCTGGCGGAGGCCGGGATGCTGGGCGACCGCTTCGGTCCGCTGCTGGTCCAGCTGCCGCCCAGCCTGCGCTTCGACCGCTCGGTCGCGGAGGATTTCTTCGCGCTGCTGCGCGCCCGCTTCGACGGCGACGTGGTGTGCGAGCCGCGCCATGCCTCCTGGTTCACCGACGAGGCGGACTCCCAGCTGGTCGCCCACCGCGTCGCCCGCGTCGCCGCCGATCCCGCCCCGGTTCCGGGAGCCGGCGAACCCGGCGGCTGGGACGGGCTGCGCTATTGGCGGCTGCACGGGTCGCCGGTGATCTACCGCTCGGCCTACGAGCCGGCGGTGCTGGACGCGCTGGCCGAGCGGCTCCTGGAGGAGGCGGCGCGGCGGCCGGTCTGGTGCGTCTTCGACAACACCGCCGACTTCCACGCGGCGGACGACGCGCTGGCGACGATGGCGCGGCTGCGGGGCCGGTCATAAGCGCCATTCTCTATCGGACGACCCCCCAGCACGACCGAGACAGTGCATTGTTGCAAGGCTATCCTGCCGCGAAATGCCCCGATAGGAGGGGCAACGACGTGCAGGCGGTGCGGTTATGGAGTTCGTCGTCCTACTGCTGATCTTCGGCTTCATCACCCACCGGCTGGACCGCCGGCTGAAGGCGCAGGAGGCGGAAATCGCCACGCTGCGCGGCAGGCTGGACAAGGCGCTGACCGGCGCCGTTCCCCTGCAGGCGGCCCCGTCCGTCGAAGCGGCCCCCGAGGCGTTGCCGGACGCGCAGCCGGCGGAACCGCTCCCCGAACCGGTCCTTGCCGCCGAAGCGGCTCCCCTGCCGGAAGAGACCGCGCAGCCGACTGCACCGGAACCGGTCACCCCGCCGCGGGCGGGCTGGCGCGAGCTGGAGGAATCGCTGGCCTCGCGCTGGCTGATCTGGCTCGGCGGCGGCACCATGGCGCTGGCGGCGGCCTTCTTCATCAAGCTGTCGGTCGAGCATGGCTGGCTCGGGCCGTCTGTGCGGGTGGCGCTGGGGCTGCTCGCCGGCTTCGGGCTGATGGTGGGCGGCGAATGGCTGCGCCGCCGGCCGGCCCAGCGCGCCGTCGCGGCGCTCCGCCCCGATTACGTGCCGCCGGCCCTGACCGCCGCCGGCCTGTTCACCGCCTTCGCCAGCGTCTATGGCGGCTTCGCCCTGTTCGGCCTGTTCGCGCCGCTGGTCGCCTTCGCGCTGCTGGCGGCGCTGTCGGTCGTCGGCATCGGGCTGTCGCTGCTGCAGGGGCCGTTCATCGCCGCGCTGGGGCTGCTGGCCGGCTATGTCTCCCCCCTTCTGGTGTCTACCGGCGACCCGGACGCCTGGGGCCTGTTCGCCTATCTGCTGGCGCTGAACGGGGCGGGCATGGCGGTGGTGCTGTATCGCCGCTGGCGCTGGCTCGGCTGGGGGGCGCTGGCCGGTGCCGCGCTCTGGCCGCTGCTGTGGATGATCGACCCGTGGAGCCGCGGCGACGCGCTGCCGACCGGCCTCTACCTGCTGCTGACCTCCGCCCTGTTCCTGGTTCCGGCCGTGCTGGGCGTGGTTGCGGGAACCGCGGAGGACCGGCTGGCGGAGCCGGCGCCCGCCACCGGCTGGCGAGCGGCGCTGCCCGACTGGATCCGGCGCAAGCAGCGCCATCCCGCCGACCGGCTGGCGATGATGGCGATGCGGCTGTTCGGCCTGCTGGTCGCCGCCGTCACCTGGCGCGCCGGGCATGACGCGGTGTCGCTGACCGTGCTGACCCTGTTCGCGCTTCTCGCCATGGCCGCCGGCCGGCGGACCGAGCGGATCGCCGGAGTCGCCTGGATCGCGGCGCTGACCGTGCTGCTGTCGCTGGCGCCCTGGAACCTGCCCTATGTGCCGTCCAGCCCGCCGCCGCTGACTGCGGAGGGCCAGCCGCTGATCGTCGCCGAT is part of the Azospirillum lipoferum 4B genome and encodes:
- a CDS encoding tripartite tricarboxylate transporter substrate binding protein is translated as MKFWKSLTLAAAAGAMLMSATNAQAAYPEKPITMIVAFGAGGGTDLLIRALAPFLEKQLGDGARVEVVNKPGAGGEIGFAAIADSAPDGYTIGAINSPNVNAIPIERQARYSLDRLDPLYNLVDDPSSFAVHKEGQFKTLADVVTFAKANPNGVTVGTTGIGSDDHLAMLVFQRQAGVTFTHVPFQGSAANEAALANKKIMLSAVNIGEAMQYKQKDPIAVLGVMAETKVEQAPDVATFKEQGFAALMSSLRGIAAPKGLPPDVRTKLVDALDKAANDPGFQAKAKELYQPVRLLPPEKYAAELAESTKELRELWATNPWLK
- the ykgO gene encoding type B 50S ribosomal protein L36 — its product is MKIVNSLKSMKTRHKACRVIRRKGRVYVINKQNPRFKARQG
- a CDS encoding FAD-linked oxidase C-terminal domain-containing protein codes for the protein MKMPVPDSGVIARRREIVEALRAIVPGEGVIVDENELRAYECDGLTAYRQLPMVAVLPSTVEQVSQVLKTCKAMGVKVVPRGAGTSLSGGALPLADGVLLGMGKFKRILDIDYANRCVTVQPGVTNLGISNAVAHEGFYYAPDPSSQIACTIGGNIAENSGGVHCLKYGLTTNNVLGLEMVLIDGTVIRLGGKHLDAGGYDLMGIVTGSEGLLGVVTEVTVRILKKPATARAVLLGFPSSEQGGDCVAAIIAAGIIPGGMEMMDRPAIHAAEAFVHAGYPLDVEALLIVELDGPAAEVDHLIDRVEAIARTKGACYARVSKSEEERLAFWAGRKAAFPAVGRISPDYYCMDGTIPRKALPLVLQRMQEMSDRCGLRVANVFHAGDGNLHPLILYDANKPGELEAAEEFGNDILRLCVEVGGVLTGEHGVGVEKRDLMTDQFDEADLQQQQRLKCAFDPDGLLNPGKVFPTLHRCAELGRLHVHQGELRFPDIPRF
- a CDS encoding FAD-binding protein codes for the protein MTITTLKPDSAAQASDAVRWALSAGEPLEILGSGSRRGLGRPVQAGHALDLSGLSGVIAYEPEELVLTALAGTPMDLIRSMLAERGQHLAFEPPEGGTLGGLVASGLAGPRRISAGSARDHTLGIAGISGRAEAYKGGGKVVKNVTGYDVPKLMAGSFGTLTALTEITVKVLPAPEDTATLLLFGLGDSAAVAMLDRALRSPYEVSGAAHLPAGIAARSGVSAVAGAGGAVTLVRLEGFGPSVAARVTMLREELRADAVLGRDESLAVWREVRDGGWLGEVVAGCPLPNPPPPSAGEGALPTTPQSPSTAQAGEGRGGGMSTSPPAHPPHLWKLSVPPSTGPSTVDAIRRTLDVEAFYDWGGGLVWLAAPPDSGATIRSALSAGGHATLVRAPEAVRAATDVFQPLPEPLMALSRRVKESFDPKGILNPGRMYAGL
- the glcF gene encoding glycolate oxidase subunit GlcF, which codes for MQTNFSLAQLADAAIRDSEQILRKCVHCGFCTATCPTYTILGDELDSPRGRIYQIKDMLEKGGPPPDTTVKHIDRCLSCLSCMTTCPSGVHYMHLVDHARAHIEATHTRPPADRAVRDLIARVLPNPRLFRLALLGASLGRPFRGMLPKRLSAMLALTPASVPAPSYSDRPGVHPAQGPRRKRVALLIGCAQQVLAPQINEATIRLLTRHGVEVVVSKGADCCGALTHHMGKEDLAHAAAKKTIDAWTREIEGEGLDAIVINASGCGTSVKDYGHMFREDSAYAAKAARVANLAKDVTELMGEIGLARPVVETGQAVAYHSACSMQHGQRIKEPPRALLRAAGFLVKEIPDAHLCCGSAGTYNMLQPELAGELRNRKVAAIESTQAQAVAAGNLGCITQIASGTGLPVVHTVELLDWATGGPMPEALAGRAAFRQGGAQAA
- the pcsA gene encoding phosphatidylcholine synthase, with translation MSAGYGITHRLSAWGVHIFTASGAVLGLLGLLAAAAGDAKLCLMWLGIALVVDGVDGTLARRVSVKQVLPGIDGSALDLVIDYLTYVVVPAVFIHRFGLLPDGLVSIALAAWILLTALYCFANVGMKSGDNYFVGFPAIWNVVALYLWLLDLNPWFNAAVVVALGLLTFTTAKFLHPFRVKALMPLNIAVTTLWLLCCVALVVLEPARPGWLFGLWLATSVYYAAVCAWRTLRGP
- a CDS encoding DUF72 domain-containing protein, producing the protein MAADHPIRIGTAGWSIPKMSAPAFPADGTHLERTARVMAMTEVNSSFYRPHKPETWARWAASTPPDFRFAVKLPKAISHEARLVGADAALERFLAEAGMLGDRFGPLLVQLPPSLRFDRSVAEDFFALLRARFDGDVVCEPRHASWFTDEADSQLVAHRVARVAADPAPVPGAGEPGGWDGLRYWRLHGSPVIYRSAYEPAVLDALAERLLEEAARRPVWCVFDNTADFHAADDALATMARLRGRS